A window of the Lactuca sativa cultivar Salinas chromosome 7, Lsat_Salinas_v11, whole genome shotgun sequence genome harbors these coding sequences:
- the LOC128127223 gene encoding uncharacterized protein LOC128127223, producing the protein MSETPLLTPDIDVESVDQTHYRSMIGLLMYLTTSRPDIMFAVCQYIRYPDNPKFSHLIAVKKKFFGGCQYLGDRLVSWQCKKQHTVSTSTTEAEYVDASACCSQLIWIQHQLLDYDQMAGLKFADMHNLAIVLADPSVAHGEFKSMTHGLKECCLASAITMNTVVYQNIIREF; encoded by the exons ATGTCTGAAAcacctcttctgactccagataTTGATgtcgaatccgtagatcagacacactacagatcgatgatcggattgTTGATGTATCTTACTACAAGCCgaccagacatcatgtttgcagtttgtcaatacATACGTTATCCGGATAATCCTaaattttcacatcttattgctgtcaaaaaaAAATTTTTCG gagggtgtcaatatcttggGGATCGGctggtgtcatggcagtgcaagaagcaacacactgtctcaacttcAACAACTGAAGCGGAATACGTTGATGCATCTGCCTGTTGTTCTCAActcatctggatccaacatcagctgttggattatg ATCAAATGGCAGGTTTAAAGTTCGCAGACATGCACAATCTGGCAATTGTACTGGCAGATCCTTCGGTGGCACATGGAGAATTCAAGTCAATGACTCATGGACTGAAAGAATGTTGTTTGGCCTCCGCCATCACCATGAACACCGTTGTTTATCAGAATATTATAAGAGAGTTCTAG